One Helicoverpa armigera isolate CAAS_96S chromosome 12, ASM3070526v1, whole genome shotgun sequence DNA window includes the following coding sequences:
- the LOC110379185 gene encoding uncharacterized protein LOC110379185 has product MSVDKIVIVIFILVPISDGAVNPFGPTVVNDYTNCIAKVIDNEFDEPGLLIFANTNNVSTSVTRIRTKLLKRLHKEIKFSIEVMSPNNEVEICDLDNYNLGVLHVDVYVAIPFANYFVIIIDSYTDFSFLASKLIRSRSWNPFAKFIILLFNFVQDDKVNIDYVERVLSCLFKYNAINVIIAVPKANNFRNAIIYSWRPYDPPKYCGYFNETAKERLVVQNMCESGVLKHDRKVFDNKIPHDMEGCVIEVLALQRHPFISEDKYDANIEKLMIDSMLKRFKMKARYNFIDGYRGERENVGEWNGGLKKLASKSGHLLLGGIFPDFDVHEDFETSVTYLADAYTWVVPRAHKSAAWVALVIIFKSLVWYSVIAGFFLCGITWKIIAELSGDSDYNRSFRHCFLNTWITVLGFVSYLHPVKESLRVFFVFLNIYCMLFSTAYQTKLFEVLTNPSYEYQIQTVEELVESGLKFGGFEELHDLFYNSTDPFDYRIGDQWTDITNITEAMIDVAVHRNFSLLCSRLELAHISGITPELSDSVGNYKYYTFTDNVFSVPIETIALRGFPFMMEFSTTITIFKQSGLNEGLRQHFAHFNERRRARQLRALLKEKSDVNPLSSEHLQGGFLALALGYVSGTLVLIVEVIVNCDYVQNKFANFKRRVNLLS; this is encoded by the coding sequence ATGTCTGTTGATAAAATAGTAATAGTCATATTTATATTAGTTCCTATTTCGGATGGAGCTGTAAATCCATTTGGTCCAACGGTAGTCAATGATTACACAAATTGCATTGCCAAAGTAATTGACAATGAATTTGATGAACCCGGACTTTTGATATTTGCAAACACTAATAATGTAAGTACATCAGTTACGAGAATCAGAACGAAGCTACTGAAAAGACTTCATAAAGAAATCAAGTTCAGTATTGAAGTTATGAGTCCTAACAACGAAGTGGAAATCTGTGATCTAGATAATTATAATCTTGGAGTACTCCACGTGGATGTTTATGTGGCAATACCATTTGCCAACTATTTCGTTATCATAATAGATAGCTACACAGACTTTTCGTTTTTGGCAAGTAAACTTATACGATCTCGCAGTTGGAATCCATTtgcaaaatttattattttactcttcAATTTTGTTCAGGATGATAAAGTGAACATCGATTATGTTGAGAGAGTGCTCAGCTGCCTTTTCAAATACAATGCAATAAACGTGATTATAGCTGTACCCAAAGCTAACAACTTTCGAAATGCTATCATTTATAGCTGGAGACCTTATGATCCTCCAAAATATTGTGGCTACTTCAACGAAACAGCTAAAGAAAGACTTGTAGTACAAAACATGTGTGAAAGTGGAGTGCTGAAACATGAtagaaaagtttttgataaCAAAATCCCACATGACATGGAGGGTTGTGTTATCGAAGTTCTAGCTTTACAAAGACATCCTTTTATCAGTGAAGATAAATATGACGCTAATATTGAAAAGTTAATGATTGACTCTATGCTCAAGCGATTTAAAATGAAGGCTAGATATAACTTTATTGATGGATATCGAGGTGAAAGGGAAAACGTTGGTGAGTGGAACGGAGGTTTGAAGAAATTGGCTTCTAAGTCCGGGCATTTGTTATTAGGAGGAATATTTCCAGACTTTGATGTGCATGAAGATTTTGAGACTTCAGTAACATATCTAGCCGATGCATATACTTGGGTGGTTCCaagagctcataaatcagcagCCTGGGTAGCCTTAGTCATCATTTTCAAGAGCTTGGTTTGGTATTCTGTAATAGCTGGATTTTTCTTATGTGGTATAACATGGAAGATTATTGCTGAACTTAGTGGGGATTCAGATTACAATCGCTCTTTTCGCCACTGTTTTCTTAACACTTGGATAACAGTACTAGGCTTCGTATCTTATTTGCACCCAGTCAAAGAAAGTCTGCGcgtattttttgtgtttctcAACATTTATTGTATGCTCTTTTCGACGGCATACCAGACGAAACTATTCGAAGTGTTGACGAACCCATCTTATGAGTACCAAATACAAACAGTTGAAGAGTTAGTTGAAAGTGGTTTGAAGTTTGGTGGATTCGAAGAAttgcatgatttattttataattctaCTGATCCTTTCGACTACCGCATCGGTGATCAATGGACTGACATCACCAACATCACCGAAGCAATGATAGACGTTGCTGTGCATAGAAATTTTTCCTTACTCTGTAGTCGTCTTGAACTAGCCCACATTTCTGGAATAACACCTGAACTGAGTGACAGCGTCGGTAATTATAAGTACTATACTTTCACAGATAATGTGTTTAGCGTGCCTATAGAAACGATAGCTTTAAGAGGCTTTCCTTTCATGATGGAGTTTTCCACAACAATAACGATATTTAAGCAGAGTGGGTTAAACGAAGGTCTGAGGCAGCATTTTGCGCATTTTAACGAAAGGAGGAGAGCTCGACAGTTGAGAGCATTATTGAAGGAGAAATCCGATGTTAATCCGTTGTCTTCGGAGCATTTGCAAGGTGGTTTCTTGGCTTTAGCTTTGGGGTATGTTAGTGGAACTTTGGTTCTTATTGTTGAAGTCATTGTCAATTGtgattatgtacaaaataaattcgCGAATTTCAAACGGAGAGTGAACCTTTTGTCTTGA